The Candidatus Nitrosocosmicus franklandus genome contains a region encoding:
- a CDS encoding NADH-quinone oxidoreductase subunit N, protein MIDIFSTPALVTVILGSVALVIPIIDALNKERGSKNKVYSSIAFGALAIALAVVIYRIFSGENLPALSLSNSGVIGDDIFGAFFSIAFLIVSIMVTVSSWSYMRKKSNHAAYYSLILLSSIGMILIGYSTDFVMLLVAWELMSIPTYALAAFNKRDPVSNEASIKYFLFGALSSAIIVLAMGIVYGLTGTTNIYDSIVAMTELNVQLMPFALLAVGLFIAGFGFKMGLVPFHMWLPDTYSGAPTTIATLLAAGTKKAGFAAAIRVIVIGLIALNVHWTFTLAIIAIFTMTLGNLGALTQKSIPRILAYSSIAQAGYILIGLAVAPYSNFALDASLLQIMNHAVMKSAAFIAAAAVIIVLAGYTLDKYKGLGFRMPITALVLAIALLALAGVPPLNGFWGKYLIFGAAVDSGEQVWWGPYLAIAGVLNSALSLGYYAWIIRKMYMEEGENRVRQKEPKPMVAVLLFALGFMIIFGIWYGPLLDLASMAVPNDIANLMMVK, encoded by the coding sequence ATGATTGATATCTTTTCAACACCAGCTTTAGTAACCGTAATTCTCGGTAGTGTGGCTCTAGTAATTCCGATAATAGATGCTCTCAATAAAGAAAGAGGTTCCAAAAATAAAGTTTACAGTTCGATTGCTTTTGGTGCTCTTGCAATAGCCTTGGCAGTAGTTATCTACCGAATTTTTTCTGGAGAAAACTTGCCTGCTCTGTCTCTTTCAAACAGTGGTGTAATTGGTGATGATATTTTTGGTGCCTTCTTTTCTATTGCTTTTCTAATTGTTTCTATAATGGTGACTGTTTCTTCTTGGAGTTATATGAGGAAAAAAAGCAATCATGCTGCTTATTATTCGCTAATATTATTATCCAGTATAGGAATGATCCTCATAGGCTACTCTACCGATTTTGTGATGCTATTGGTAGCTTGGGAGTTGATGTCTATTCCAACTTACGCTCTTGCGGCTTTCAATAAAAGAGATCCAGTGTCAAATGAGGCTTCAATAAAATACTTTTTGTTCGGTGCACTTTCATCAGCCATAATTGTCCTTGCAATGGGTATAGTATACGGCCTAACAGGAACTACTAATATTTATGATTCCATTGTGGCTATGACGGAACTAAACGTCCAATTAATGCCATTTGCTCTACTGGCTGTTGGATTGTTTATTGCTGGGTTTGGGTTCAAGATGGGGTTAGTCCCGTTTCATATGTGGTTGCCGGATACTTATTCGGGCGCCCCAACAACAATTGCTACTTTACTTGCCGCCGGAACCAAAAAGGCTGGATTCGCTGCTGCCATAAGAGTGATCGTGATAGGATTAATCGCATTAAATGTGCACTGGACATTTACTCTTGCCATAATAGCCATCTTCACTATGACCCTTGGTAACCTTGGAGCATTAACTCAGAAATCCATTCCTAGGATTTTGGCTTATTCTAGTATTGCTCAGGCGGGTTATATTTTGATTGGACTTGCAGTAGCTCCATATTCTAACTTTGCTCTGGACGCATCCTTGTTGCAAATTATGAATCATGCTGTAATGAAGTCAGCAGCATTTATAGCAGCTGCTGCGGTTATTATTGTCCTAGCTGGATATACGTTAGATAAATACAAAGGACTTGGATTTAGGATGCCCATTACAGCACTTGTTCTTGCAATAGCATTATTGGCGCTTGCTGGGGTCCCTCCTCTAAATGGTTTTTGGGGCAAATACTTGATTTTTGGGGCTGCAGTCGACAGCGGCGAACAGGTCTGGTGGGGACCTTATCTAGCTATTGCGGGTGTACTTAACAGTGCATTATCGTTGGGTTACTATGCCTGGATTATTAGAAAAATGTACATGGAGGAAGGAGAAAATCGGGTAAGACAAAAGGAACCTAAACCCATGGTTGCTGTACTGCTCTTTGCATTAGGATTTATGATCATCTTTGGAATTTGGTATGGTCCACTACTAGATCTGGCATCCATGGCTGTACCAAATGATATAGCAAATCTGATGATGGTCAAATAG
- a CDS encoding magnesium transporter CorA family protein yields MQKTVFYYNKNEIIEEKTESDDRIKDSHNLWIDVLDPTDEDITNLATTLSLNKKAIDKIRQKSKKPVVKEIDHNDKFIILLHLKFNNFETLETIPLYFHVGDKRLITIHSQKVDLITKVKKILTDRETILETSIDALYYSIISSIIEDYEQLLTAIELKVFDVERDAQYRPSGRVLTYLDTLSRQVIILRRHFWDARNIINYHINMEKDKDDIKYLQIVYDNINQLIEMIQSYQDTINSTRELFSASISLQMNETMRVLTVFSAIVLPLSLILSVLSLDGFNLDNLLDLPRYLGFLLIVMLTITILSLIAFWKKGWIFSYDKEILTPRDKG; encoded by the coding sequence GTGCAAAAAACAGTCTTCTATTACAATAAAAACGAGATAATAGAAGAAAAAACTGAATCTGATGATCGCATTAAGGATTCACATAATCTTTGGATCGACGTGCTAGATCCTACTGATGAGGATATTACGAACCTGGCAACTACGCTGTCGCTAAATAAGAAAGCAATTGACAAAATTAGACAGAAATCAAAAAAACCAGTGGTTAAAGAGATCGATCATAACGATAAATTTATCATCCTTTTACATCTAAAATTTAATAATTTTGAAACTCTTGAAACCATTCCGTTATATTTTCATGTAGGAGATAAACGGCTTATTACAATTCATTCCCAGAAAGTAGACTTGATTACGAAAGTAAAGAAAATTCTCACAGACAGAGAAACTATCCTGGAAACATCGATAGATGCGCTTTACTACAGCATAATTTCTAGTATCATAGAAGATTATGAACAACTATTAACTGCAATTGAACTCAAGGTATTTGATGTTGAAAGAGACGCACAATATCGCCCTTCTGGTCGGGTGCTGACCTATTTGGATACACTATCTCGACAAGTAATTATCCTAAGACGGCATTTTTGGGATGCTAGGAATATCATAAACTACCATATCAATATGGAAAAAGATAAAGACGATATAAAATATCTGCAGATCGTATACGACAATATAAACCAGCTAATTGAGATGATTCAATCCTATCAAGATACCATAAACTCAACCAGGGAACTTTTTTCGGCCAGTATTTCTTTGCAAATGAACGAAACAATGCGCGTATTGACAGTTTTTTCTGCTATTGTACTGCCATTATCACTCATACTAAGCGTACTAAGTTTAGATGGTTTTAACCTAGACAATCTACTTGACTTACCTCGATATTTAGGCTTTTTATTGATAGTTATGCTTACCATCACCATACTGTCATTAATTGCTTTTTGGAAAAAAGGATGGATTTTCTCATATGACAAGGAAATTCTAACACCACGTGATAAAGGGTAA
- a CDS encoding DDE-type integrase/transposase/recombinase, protein MDSKIQASKAKSTRRRVLEYIVDETMLKVGSEFVWLWVATEPDRKQANSRTVYLSKERNMFVAERFISGLVKIHGIHPVSTDDGGTWYPQACRFLNLDHHIHSSLEKSLIERKMQYIKDRTESFDDYFPCRIKNCKLKHVRNWLRLFVDYHNNEIKHIK, encoded by the coding sequence TTGGATTCAAAAATACAGGCCTCAAAAGCTAAGTCAACTAGAAGAAGAGTTCTAGAGTATATTGTAGATGAAACGATGTTAAAGGTGGGATCAGAGTTTGTCTGGCTCTGGGTTGCAACTGAACCAGACAGAAAACAGGCAAATTCTCGCACTGTCTATCTCTCTAAAGAAAGAAACATGTTTGTAGCTGAAAGATTCATTTCAGGTTTAGTCAAGATTCATGGAATTCATCCAGTTTCGACTGATGATGGAGGTACTTGGTATCCTCAAGCGTGTCGATTCTTAAATCTCGATCATCACATTCATTCCTCTCTGGAGAAAAGTCTGATTGAAAGAAAGATGCAATACATAAAGGATAGAACCGAAAGTTTCGATGACTACTTTCCTTGTAGAATAAAGAATTGCAAGTTAAAGCATGTACGGAATTGGCTGCGGCTCTTTGTAGACTATCATAACAATGAAATAAAACACATTAAGTGA
- a CDS encoding uracil-DNA glycosylase, producing MNRQDQNLNILNEQVVECILCDLSKTRTHAVPGHGNTTDKILMIGEAPGKNEDLKGVPFVGSAGKILDLALSESGLNRNDVYITNVVKCRPPGNRVPTDKEIEICTNNYLKKEIKLISPKVICIMGVTALKSLLGYGNMGKYRGRTINHGSNKYFVTYHPAATIYNSKLKEIFFADIKKLHQIIKKDSNTMENYF from the coding sequence ATGAATCGCCAAGATCAGAATCTCAATATTTTGAATGAGCAAGTAGTTGAATGTATTCTATGCGATTTATCCAAAACCAGAACACATGCAGTGCCTGGTCATGGTAACACTACTGATAAGATATTGATGATTGGAGAAGCTCCTGGAAAAAATGAGGATCTAAAAGGTGTTCCCTTCGTCGGTAGTGCAGGGAAAATTCTGGACTTGGCATTGTCTGAGAGCGGCCTGAATAGAAATGATGTTTATATTACTAATGTTGTCAAGTGTAGGCCACCTGGCAATAGAGTTCCCACTGATAAAGAGATTGAAATTTGTACCAACAACTATCTTAAAAAAGAAATTAAACTAATTTCTCCGAAAGTGATCTGCATCATGGGTGTTACTGCATTAAAGTCTCTTTTAGGTTATGGCAATATGGGAAAATATAGAGGAAGAACAATCAACCATGGTTCAAACAAATACTTTGTTACCTATCATCCGGCTGCGACAATCTACAACTCAAAGTTAAAAGAGATTTTTTTTGCTGACATAAAGAAGCTTCATCAAATAATAAAAAAGGATTCAAATACTATGGAAAATTACTTCTGA
- a CDS encoding transcription initiation factor IIB produces the protein MSQKLMNSYSSTLCPLCNKPTNIITDQESGELICTACGTVIVDQNRQENLGWMNSNTEEINFRSRTGAPTSLAKYDRGLSTVIGKIDRDASGRQIDVSMRSRIGRWRTWDARTQTNDSSKRNLQTAFVHLYMVKDALGLPEHAIEKVAYLYRKIQERKLIKGRTIKGALAVASYIACREMGIPRSLREISKIMNLKEKEVARIYRKVMVELDLKIPQVDAVKEIIKISNMCSVSEKSKRVAIRILISVMKTSSSVGKNPMGLAGASLYLACKENGEELTQSKIAEVAGVTEVTLRHDLDLLLDLPELKVRN, from the coding sequence ATGAGTCAAAAATTAATGAATTCATATTCATCAACCTTATGCCCATTATGTAATAAACCGACTAATATAATTACCGATCAAGAGTCAGGCGAACTAATATGCACTGCATGTGGAACCGTTATAGTTGATCAAAATCGCCAAGAAAATCTCGGATGGATGAATTCTAATACTGAGGAAATAAATTTCAGATCAAGGACTGGAGCTCCTACTTCATTAGCAAAATATGATCGTGGTTTATCAACGGTCATTGGCAAGATTGATAGGGATGCATCAGGACGACAGATTGACGTATCCATGCGAAGCAGGATTGGACGATGGAGAACATGGGATGCACGAACCCAAACAAATGATTCTTCAAAAAGAAATCTACAGACAGCTTTTGTCCATCTATATATGGTGAAAGACGCGCTTGGTCTTCCTGAACATGCAATTGAGAAGGTAGCATACCTTTATCGAAAAATTCAGGAAAGAAAACTAATCAAAGGAAGGACAATAAAAGGTGCTCTTGCCGTAGCTTCATACATTGCTTGCAGAGAAATGGGAATTCCAAGAAGCTTACGAGAGATATCAAAAATCATGAATTTAAAAGAAAAAGAGGTCGCAAGGATCTATCGAAAAGTAATGGTAGAATTAGATCTAAAGATACCTCAGGTGGACGCGGTCAAAGAAATCATCAAAATAAGTAACATGTGCTCTGTATCGGAAAAATCGAAGAGAGTAGCCATAAGAATTTTGATCAGTGTTATGAAAACATCATCTTCTGTAGGAAAGAATCCTATGGGCTTAGCTGGTGCTTCATTGTATCTCGCTTGCAAAGAAAACGGTGAAGAACTCACACAGTCAAAAATTGCTGAAGTTGCAGGAGTGACTGAAGTGACATTAAGACATGATTTAGATCTACTATTGGACCTACCAGAGCTTAAGGTAAGAAATTAA